One Niabella beijingensis DNA window includes the following coding sequences:
- a CDS encoding rhamnogalacturonan acetylesterase: MKYATCLLIAVFSILGSFSFLKRHPVLYIIGDSTVKNGNGKGADALWGWGSLIDNYFDTTKIAIRNHAIGGRSSRTFITDGRWDAILKTLKKGDYVIIQFGHNDSGPLDDTARARGTIKGIGDASQEIYNPIRRIKETVYTYGYYIRKLINDTKSKGAVAIVCSPIPRNDFKDGKVKRNDLDYGGWAKQVAVATGAFFVDLNQLIADKYDRLGPDAVNAFFPKDHTHPNLDGSRLNAGMVVQGIGQLSGCDLKLFLKKQEQQ, encoded by the coding sequence ATGAAATATGCAACCTGTTTACTGATAGCAGTATTTAGTATACTGGGGTCTTTTTCTTTTTTAAAAAGGCATCCAGTACTTTATATTATTGGTGATTCTACGGTTAAAAATGGTAACGGAAAAGGAGCAGATGCCCTTTGGGGATGGGGGAGCCTGATCGATAATTATTTTGATACAACAAAGATCGCCATCCGGAACCATGCGATCGGCGGACGCAGCAGCCGTACTTTTATTACTGATGGCCGCTGGGATGCTATTTTAAAAACACTGAAAAAAGGCGATTATGTCATCATTCAGTTTGGACACAATGACAGCGGCCCCCTGGATGATACTGCGCGGGCCAGGGGAACGATAAAAGGTATTGGTGATGCATCGCAGGAAATATATAATCCCATCCGTAGAATAAAAGAGACGGTTTATACATATGGTTACTATATACGCAAGCTGATCAATGATACTAAGTCAAAAGGCGCCGTCGCGATTGTTTGTTCGCCCATACCACGGAATGATTTTAAAGACGGAAAAGTTAAAAGAAATGACCTGGATTATGGCGGCTGGGCAAAACAGGTTGCTGTAGCAACCGGTGCTTTTTTTGTGGATCTGAATCAGCTGATTGCGGATAAGTATGACCGGCTGGGTCCGGATGCGGTGAACGCATTTTTCCCTAAAGATCATACGCATCCCAACCTGGACGGTTCCCGGTTAAATGCGGGAATGGTGGTACAGGGCATCGGTCAGTTATCCGGTTGTGATCTGAAGCTGTTCTTAAAAAAACAAGAACAGCAATAA
- a CDS encoding glycoside hydrolase family 88/105 protein: MMKKNLLRYGFRCTGWCGVLLLLTVDMKAQYVTTPGNDATTPLHLMKPDYTIPYGVTTPVMIKAVLDRIYHYLDSVTPMLLVDEETLSPVTALSDAGPGTIFKPGDFRLISYEWGVTYCGMLEAAAATGDRAYKTYAIDRIQFIGDVAAHYRSRLKELPGSITPVRSVLDPHALDDAGAIAFAMIKALRAGAKPAAVRPMIERYIDYILTKEFRLTDGTLARNRPQPNTLWLDDLYMSLPALAQMGTLTHDNKYFEEALRQYRQFSKRMFNEQNQLYMHGWVQDMDPHPSFYWARANGWALMTKVELLDALPDNYPGRELLLDRLKKHVAGLTSYQDKTGLWHQLIDRNDAYLETSATAIYAYCIAKAINRGWLDAKAYGPVALLAWNAVSTKVTARGQVAGTCVGTGMGFDPAFYYYRPVSNFAAHGYGPVLLAGAEMYRLLQQHPFEINDSAVQMIR; encoded by the coding sequence ATGATGAAAAAAAATCTTCTCCGTTATGGTTTTCGGTGTACAGGCTGGTGTGGTGTGCTGTTGCTTTTAACAGTGGATATGAAGGCGCAGTATGTGACGACCCCGGGCAATGATGCAACAACACCATTGCACCTGATGAAACCGGATTATACCATCCCCTACGGGGTGACCACTCCTGTTATGATCAAAGCCGTACTGGACAGGATCTATCACTATCTTGACAGTGTAACGCCGATGTTGCTGGTGGATGAAGAAACCTTATCTCCGGTTACAGCTCTTTCGGATGCCGGTCCGGGTACGATTTTTAAACCAGGTGATTTTCGTCTGATCAGTTACGAATGGGGTGTTACCTATTGCGGAATGCTGGAAGCCGCCGCTGCCACGGGAGACAGAGCGTATAAGACGTATGCTATTGACCGGATTCAGTTTATTGGCGATGTGGCGGCACATTACCGTTCCCGGTTAAAAGAACTACCCGGGAGTATTACACCGGTGCGATCGGTTCTTGATCCGCATGCGCTGGATGATGCAGGCGCTATTGCATTTGCTATGATCAAAGCCCTGCGTGCAGGGGCAAAACCGGCAGCCGTTCGGCCTATGATTGAGCGCTATATCGATTATATACTCACTAAAGAATTCCGGCTTACCGACGGTACATTGGCCCGGAACCGGCCTCAGCCCAATACGTTGTGGCTTGATGACCTTTATATGAGCCTGCCGGCATTAGCACAAATGGGAACATTGACCCATGACAATAAGTATTTTGAAGAAGCACTCCGACAATACCGTCAGTTTTCAAAAAGGATGTTTAATGAACAGAACCAGTTATACATGCATGGCTGGGTACAGGACATGGATCCGCATCCATCGTTTTACTGGGCACGTGCAAACGGGTGGGCATTGATGACCAAGGTCGAATTACTCGATGCGCTTCCCGATAACTATCCGGGAAGGGAACTGTTGTTAGATCGGCTTAAAAAACACGTGGCAGGCCTGACCAGCTACCAGGATAAAACCGGGCTCTGGCATCAGCTTATCGACAGGAATGATGCTTACCTGGAGACATCGGCTACCGCGATATATGCTTATTGCATTGCAAAAGCGATCAACAGGGGATGGCTGGATGCAAAAGCCTATGGACCCGTTGCACTGCTGGCTTGGAATGCTGTCAGCACAAAGGTTACAGCCAGGGGGCAGGTGGCGGGCACCTGTGTGGGGACCGGTATGGGCTTTGATCCGGCATTTTATTATTACCGTCCTGTAAGCAATTTTGCTGCACATGGATATGGTCCTGTATTGCTGGCCGGAGCCGAAATGTACCGGCTGTTACAACAACATCCGTTTGAGATAAATGATAGTGCTGTACAAATGATTCGCTAA
- a CDS encoding glycoside hydrolase family 28 protein has translation MKRNFFLFLCFMWSAIVCGQTPGWVKRVGARSFPAVQKIYSVNGYRVYKNSSKLSTDGIQKAIDACSKKGGGIVRFEKGTYTTGALFIREGVQLCIDEGVLLLGSEDIRDYPEIDSRIAGIEMKWPSALINILNVKNAALTGKGVVNARGRFNWDLYWKMNKEYTAKGLRWIVDYDVKRVRTLLVQNCENITLKEVTFKNAGFWTVQVLYSKQITIDGLVIRNNEDGHGPSTDGIDIDSSSWVLVEHCDIDCNDDNFCLKAGRDWDGLRVNRPTEYIVIRKSLARRGAGLITIGSETSGGIRHVLAEDLQGKNTDNGLRIKSATTRGGTVEDVYFRNVVLDSVNNVFQFNLNWYPAYSYSTLPGWYTYETVPSHWRTLLQKVEPAESGIPQAKDFYIENISATNVNTAIVATGLPQSLIRNFHFKNCRIEARMLSEMEYTKDWHFDNFIVSIDKKNAAARPGGKETEERMK, from the coding sequence ATGAAGAGGAATTTTTTTTTGTTTTTGTGTTTTATGTGGTCGGCCATTGTTTGTGGCCAAACCCCCGGGTGGGTGAAACGGGTGGGGGCCAGATCATTTCCGGCTGTTCAGAAAATCTATAGTGTAAATGGATACAGGGTTTATAAAAATAGCTCAAAGCTAAGTACCGATGGCATTCAGAAAGCCATCGACGCGTGCAGTAAAAAAGGAGGCGGCATTGTCCGTTTTGAAAAGGGGACATATACAACGGGTGCACTTTTTATAAGAGAAGGGGTGCAGTTATGTATTGATGAAGGCGTGCTGTTGCTGGGTAGCGAGGATATAAGGGATTATCCTGAAATCGATTCCCGTATTGCCGGCATCGAAATGAAATGGCCGTCTGCATTGATCAATATCCTTAATGTAAAGAACGCAGCGCTTACCGGCAAAGGGGTCGTCAATGCAAGAGGAAGGTTTAATTGGGACCTGTACTGGAAAATGAACAAAGAATATACCGCGAAAGGTCTTCGCTGGATCGTTGACTATGACGTGAAACGCGTGCGTACCCTGCTGGTGCAGAATTGTGAAAACATCACATTGAAAGAGGTGACTTTTAAGAATGCGGGTTTTTGGACGGTACAGGTACTTTATTCCAAACAGATAACCATTGACGGATTGGTGATCCGCAATAATGAAGACGGCCATGGTCCCAGTACAGACGGTATTGATATTGATTCATCCAGTTGGGTGCTGGTCGAACATTGTGATATTGATTGCAATGATGATAATTTCTGTCTGAAAGCAGGACGCGATTGGGATGGTTTAAGAGTTAACAGGCCTACCGAATATATAGTAATAAGGAAGTCGCTGGCCAGGCGGGGTGCCGGTCTGATCACCATTGGCAGTGAAACGTCCGGCGGCATCCGGCATGTACTGGCCGAGGACCTCCAGGGTAAAAACACAGATAATGGATTACGGATCAAATCGGCCACCACGCGGGGAGGTACTGTTGAGGATGTTTATTTTAGAAATGTGGTGCTGGATTCTGTCAATAATGTATTCCAGTTTAACCTGAACTGGTATCCGGCGTACAGTTATTCAACGCTTCCCGGCTGGTACACATATGAAACCGTTCCTTCCCATTGGCGTACATTGTTGCAGAAAGTGGAGCCTGCTGAGAGCGGGATCCCCCAGGCAAAGGATTTTTATATTGAAAATATCAGCGCAACGAATGTAAATACGGCAATAGTGGCTACAGGATTGCCACAGTCTTTGATCCGCAATTTTCATTTTAAAAATTGCCGTATTGAAGCCCGGATGCTGAGTGAGATGGAGTATACCAAAGATTGGCACTTTGATAATTTTATTGTTTCGATTGATAAAAAAAACGCGGCCGCCCGGCCCGGCGGAAAGGAAACTGAAGAACGGATGAAATGA